The following is a genomic window from Actinomycetes bacterium.
TCGAGGTGACCGTGCGCCTGCCCGCCTCGGGCTGACCCCAGAATCCGGGAAGCTCCTGGCAGCAGAATCCAGGAAGCTCCTGGCAGCAGGCCCGACCCCGTAACCAGGAAGCCCCTGGCAGCAGACCCGACCCCGGATCAGGAAGCCCCTGGCAGCAGAGCTGACCCCTGGATCCAGGAACCTCCTGGCAGCGGGCCTGCCGCCCACGGCGTGGCCTTGTCGATCAGGGCCGGAACCCCTACGTTGAGGTTCGAGGCCCGCGGGGCCGGGCTGCCCGGGCCCGCCTCCTGGCCCGAAGGGAAGCGTGCACCAGTGGCCGACGAGGTCGCGATCGTCACAGGGGGAGGCCGCGGGATCGGGGCGGCCGTGGCCCGGCGGCTCGGGCGTGACGGTTTCGCCGTGGTGGTGGCCGACTCGGGCGCGGCCCTTGACGGCAGCGGCACCGACCCGGAGCCGGCCGCCCGCGTGGCCGGGAAGATCGGCGCGGAGGGCGGCACCGCGCGGGCGCTGCCCGTGGACGTCACCGACCCCTCGGGCGTGGAGGCGATCGCGGTCGCAGCCGCCGAGCTGGGCCGGGCCGCCGCGCTGGTCCACGCGGCCGGCAACCTGGCCGACCGCTCGCTGGCCAAGCTCACGCCCCAGGCGTGGCGCTCGGTGCTTGCGGTGCACCTGGACGCCGCGTTCGCGTGCGTGCGGGCCGTGTGGCCGGCGCTCAAGGAATCGGGCCGGGGCCGCGTGGTGCTGGTCGGCGGGGCGGCCGGCCTGGTGGGCGCGGTCGGCCAGGCCAACTACGCGACGGCCAAGGCCGGGCTGCTCGGCCTCATGCGCGTGCTCGCCCTGGAGGGGGCCAGGTCCGGGGTCACCGCCAACCTCGTGCTGCCGTTCGCCTACACCCGCATGACCGAGTCGATCCCGCCGGCCACGCCCAGGCTCGAGGCCTACCTGCGCGACGCCCACCGCGCCAGGCCCGAGGACGCCGCCCCGCTGCTGGCCTGGCTCTGCTCGCCCGACGGCGGCCGGGTCACCGGGCAGGTGCTCGGCATCCGCGGCGGCGAGCTGCTCGTCTGGTCGCAGCCGCGGCCGGTCGCCCGGCTCGTGGCCGAGGGCGGCTGGACCCGGGAGACGCTCGACAGCCTGGCCGAGCCGCCGCTGGCCGCGCACTTCACCCCGCTCGAGGACGAGTTCGACCTGTTCGGCGGCCCGCCCGTGCCGGTGCGTTCCCTTGACGACACGACCGGTACGTTCCCTTGACGACACGACCGCCGCGCCCCTGATGACACGACCGCCGGCCGCGCCCCCCGACGACACGACCGCCGCGGTCCCCGCGACACGACCGCCGCGACCCTGACGATACGAAAGGATCCAGGCGATGGGCACGACCGACGTGGCCAGCCCGTTCCAGGGCATGGTCACCGGGCCCGACGAGGCCAGGCAGCTCCCTGCCGAGTACATCACCGCGGTCGGCAAGGTGATCCTCAGCCACTGCCGCAACGAGCTGGCCGGGGCCGAGCTGTTCGACGAGCCCGCCATCGCCCTGGCCGGGCAGCCCAACGAGAAGTACCTGGCTTGCCGCATCGCCATGGAGGAGTACGGCCACCACCTCAAGTTCACCGCCCTGGCCCGGGCCCTGGGCCTGCCCGAGCAGGAGGGGGCCAGGCACCTGTCGATCTTCGACCTGCCCATGACGAACTGGACCGACTTCCTGGTCATCAAGGGGCTGGCCGACCTGGCTGAGGTCGTGCAGATGGAGGACCTGCTGGCCTGCACCTACACCCCGCTGCGGGACCTGGCCGCGGCGCTGATGCCCGAGGAGCGGTTCCACACCAGCTTCGGGCAGTCCCGGCTGCGGCAGGCGGTCAAGACCGAGGCGGGCCGGGCCGAGGTGCAGGCGTCGATCGACCGGATCTTCCCGGGGCTGCCGGCGTTCTTCGGGCGCTCCAAGTCGGCCAACAACCAGCTGTTCCGGCGCTGGGGAGTCAAGCAGCGGACCAACGACGAGGTGCGCGCGGACTGGCTGGAGCGCTCCCGGGCGTTCGTCGAGGGCGACCTCGGGTTGCGGCTGCCCGAGGTCGCGACCACCTACCCGGCCGAGAACTGAGCATCCGCACCGATTGGGGCGGGGGCTCAGGAGCCGGAGGCGGCCGCCCCCGCTGGACAGGAGTTCACCATGACCGAGCACGTCGATCCCGCGCTCCTCGCCGGCGGCGACAACAGCGCGCTGGAGCACTTCTACGCCGAGTTGCACGCCGAGCACCTGGAAGCCCTCTGGCGGATCAACGCCAAGATCATGCCGTTCGAGCCCAGGCCGCGGCCCAAGGCGTGGCTGTGGCGCTTCGACAGCCTGGCCCGCCTGGCCGAGCAGGCCGGCAAGCTGGTGCCGATCCACCGGGGTGGGGACCGGCGGGTGCTCGGCTGCATGAACCCGGGCCTGCCCGGCGTCTACGGCGCGACCGCGACGCTCTGGGCGGCGGTGCAGTACCTCGGCCCGCGCGAGTCCGCGCCCGGCCACCGCCACAGCCCCTCGGCGCTGCGGTTCGTGGTCGAGGGCACCGGGGCGTGGACGACCGTGGACGGCGACCGCTGCAACATGGCAGCCGGCGACCTGGTGCTCACCCCCTCCTACACCTGGCACGACCACCAGAACGAGTCCGACCAGCCGATGATGTGGTTCGACGGGCTCGACCTGCCCCTGGCCGGCTACCTGGACGCCGTGTTCTTCGAGCTCTACCCGGTCGACGAGCTGCAGCCGGTCCTCGACCGGCACGGCTCGGCGCGCGCCTTCGGCTCCCCCGGCCTGCTGCCGGCAGCGGCGGTCCTGCCCCCGGTCGCGGCCGGCCAGGGCGCGGCCGAGCCGCCCGTGGGCACCCGGCCGGCGCCCCGCTCGCCGCTGCTCCACTACCCGTGGGCGGCGACCGCGGCCGCGCTCGGCGCGCGCCGGGACGACCCCGGCGACCCCTTCGACGACGTGCTGCTGCGCTTCACCAACCCGCGCACGGGCGGGCCGGTGCTGCCCACCATCGCCGCCACCGTGCAGCTGCTGCGGGCCGGCACCCGCACGCGCGCCCACCGGCACGTCCACTCCACCGTCTACCAGGTGTTCCGTGGCAAGGGCGAGACCGTGATCGACGGGGTGCGGTTCTCCTGGCGGCGAGGCGACATCCTGGCGCTGCCGCCCTGGGCCGTGCACGAGCACCACGCTCCCGGCGGCGACGCGATCCTGTTCGCCATCACCGACGAGCCGGTGCTGGAGGCGCTCGGCCTCGAGCGGGTCCTGCCCGTGGACGGGCCTCAAGCGGTCACAGGCGACTTCTGACCGGCGTGGGCGCCGTCAACCAGGTCCAGCGGGCGGCGTGGCTGGCCCAGGCCGAGCGGCACCAGCTCGACCTCGACCGGCCCTCCGGTCCACGCTTCTGGTCGGAGCGCCTGGAGACCATGTCCCCGGACGAGCTCCGCGCGGTGCAGGACGCCAAGCTGCGCGCGGCCGTGCGCTTCGCCTACGAGTGCGTGCCGTTCTACCGCCGCAGGCTCGACCGGGCCGGCATCGACCCGGGCGACGTCCGCTCGGTCGACGACCTCGCCCACCTGCCGGTCACCACCAGGCAGGAGATGGCCGAGGACGTGGCGGCCCACCCGCCGTGGGGCACCTACACCTCGGTGGACGACGCCGTCTGGGCCGAGCGCGGCTGGCAGGTCTTTGCCACCTCGGGCACCACCGGCCTGCCCCGGGTGTTCCGCTACACCGCGTTCGACCGCGTCGCCTGGTCGTGGATCGGCGCCCGGGCCATGTGGGCGATGGGCTTCCGGCCCGGCCGGGACTCGGCCATGCTCGCCTTCGGCTACGGGCCGCACGTGTGGCTCTGGGGCGTGCACTACGCCCTGAACCGCATGGGCGTGCCGATCGTGACCGCGGGCGGGCTCGACACCCGCACGCGGGCCCGCTTCATCGACAGCTACCGGCCGACGGTCCTGGCCTGCACGCCCTCGTACGCCTTGTACCTTGCCGCGGTGGCCGAGGAGCTCGGCATCGACCCGGCCTCCACCTCGGTCCGCTTCCTGTTCTGCGCCGGCGAGCCGGGCATCAGCGTGCCGTCCACCCGCGCCAGGCTCGAGGCCCGCTGGGGCGCGGAGCTGCACGAGTTCTACGGCTGCACCGAGGCGGCGCCCTCGGCCGGCGCCCACACCTGCGCCGCCGTGGCCCAGCTCGGGCCAGGCGCCGAGCCGGGCCTGCACCTGTCCGAGGACACCCACCTGTGGGAGGTGGTCGACCCGG
Proteins encoded in this region:
- a CDS encoding cupin domain-containing protein, which encodes MTEHVDPALLAGGDNSALEHFYAELHAEHLEALWRINAKIMPFEPRPRPKAWLWRFDSLARLAEQAGKLVPIHRGGDRRVLGCMNPGLPGVYGATATLWAAVQYLGPRESAPGHRHSPSALRFVVEGTGAWTTVDGDRCNMAAGDLVLTPSYTWHDHQNESDQPMMWFDGLDLPLAGYLDAVFFELYPVDELQPVLDRHGSARAFGSPGLLPAAAVLPPVAAGQGAAEPPVGTRPAPRSPLLHYPWAATAAALGARRDDPGDPFDDVLLRFTNPRTGGPVLPTIAATVQLLRAGTRTRAHRHVHSTVYQVFRGKGETVIDGVRFSWRRGDILALPPWAVHEHHAPGGDAILFAITDEPVLEALGLERVLPVDGPQAVTGDF
- a CDS encoding AMP-binding protein; its protein translation is MGAVNQVQRAAWLAQAERHQLDLDRPSGPRFWSERLETMSPDELRAVQDAKLRAAVRFAYECVPFYRRRLDRAGIDPGDVRSVDDLAHLPVTTRQEMAEDVAAHPPWGTYTSVDDAVWAERGWQVFATSGTTGLPRVFRYTAFDRVAWSWIGARAMWAMGFRPGRDSAMLAFGYGPHVWLWGVHYALNRMGVPIVTAGGLDTRTRARFIDSYRPTVLACTPSYALYLAAVAEELGIDPASTSVRFLFCAGEPGISVPSTRARLEARWGAELHEFYGCTEAAPSAGAHTCAAVAQLGPGAEPGLHLSEDTHLWEVVDPVTHAPVPDGERGVSVVTSLHSEASPQLRFLVGDWTRLVRDRCACDRTSARALGGFAGRADDMLNVRGVTLFPSAVEDAVRRVPEVGEEFEVVVDRRRDLDVLTVRVEVRRDVDARRHPAVARLVESEIVSRCELRPVVEVLPHGVLPRTERKARRVRDLRE
- a CDS encoding SDR family NAD(P)-dependent oxidoreductase, translating into MADEVAIVTGGGRGIGAAVARRLGRDGFAVVVADSGAALDGSGTDPEPAARVAGKIGAEGGTARALPVDVTDPSGVEAIAVAAAELGRAAALVHAAGNLADRSLAKLTPQAWRSVLAVHLDAAFACVRAVWPALKESGRGRVVLVGGAAGLVGAVGQANYATAKAGLLGLMRVLALEGARSGVTANLVLPFAYTRMTESIPPATPRLEAYLRDAHRARPEDAAPLLAWLCSPDGGRVTGQVLGIRGGELLVWSQPRPVARLVAEGGWTRETLDSLAEPPLAAHFTPLEDEFDLFGGPPVPVRSLDDTTGTFP
- a CDS encoding Phenylacetic acid catabolic protein gives rise to the protein MGTTDVASPFQGMVTGPDEARQLPAEYITAVGKVILSHCRNELAGAELFDEPAIALAGQPNEKYLACRIAMEEYGHHLKFTALARALGLPEQEGARHLSIFDLPMTNWTDFLVIKGLADLAEVVQMEDLLACTYTPLRDLAAALMPEERFHTSFGQSRLRQAVKTEAGRAEVQASIDRIFPGLPAFFGRSKSANNQLFRRWGVKQRTNDEVRADWLERSRAFVEGDLGLRLPEVATTYPAEN